The following are from one region of the Ignavibacteriota bacterium genome:
- the grpE gene encoding nucleotide exchange factor GrpE, with amino-acid sequence MIKNKKDNHQEEQNIEQVDNKSENSTNDAKDEQKQLQSAEAKIAELETQVKEWNDKYLRKAAEFENYKRRTENDQFNLINYAAESFIVKILPIVDDFERSMEHIDDIDNNKSVKDGIKLVYEKLLKLLHEQGVKKIKSKGEPFNVDYHDALLQRKDDSVPAHTVLEEIESGYLYRDKVIRHAKVIVSEESSDSPATDENSADSSLENEN; translated from the coding sequence ATGATTAAAAATAAAAAAGACAACCACCAGGAAGAACAAAATATTGAACAAGTTGACAACAAATCAGAAAATTCAACCAATGATGCTAAAGATGAACAGAAGCAGCTTCAAAGCGCAGAAGCAAAAATTGCAGAGCTCGAAACTCAGGTAAAAGAATGGAATGACAAATATTTAAGGAAAGCTGCTGAGTTTGAAAATTATAAAAGACGAACTGAAAATGATCAGTTCAACTTAATTAATTATGCGGCTGAATCTTTCATCGTAAAAATTCTTCCTATTGTTGATGACTTTGAAAGATCAATGGAACACATTGATGATATTGACAACAATAAATCAGTTAAAGATGGAATTAAATTAGTATATGAAAAGCTATTGAAATTACTTCATGAACAAGGCGTAAAAAAAATCAAATCTAAGGGAGAGCCCTTCAATGTTGATTATCATGATGCTTTATTGCAGAGGAAAGATGATTCCGTTCCTGCACACACTGTGCTTGAAGAAATAGAATCAGGCTATTTGTACCGCGATAAAGTAATACGACACGCAAAAGTAATAGTGAGTGAAGAATCTTCTGACAGCCCGGCAACAGATGAAAATTCTGCTGATTCATCTTTAGAGAATGAGAACTAA
- the hrcA gene encoding heat-inducible transcription repressor HrcA: protein METEELNQREKSILRSIVQQFILTATPVGSRNITKKYDIGFSPATVRNVMADLEDSGYINHPHTSAGRIPTDKGYRYYVDSLMDVEKVNTKEKSLIENSLNQIVDETDELVKVTSKLLSSITRQIACVSYPNLESGILEKIQIISLTSTRILVVISIKSGLVKTITMELDTEMKESQIDSVQILLNEKLAGLNLAEIRNTFEERFTDVTDDQKPIIRLFVDSVDKLFKDEVRSERLIVTGAKNIIQQPEFESPENFQSIIELIEDKDVIVHIMDKSSESKKEEVYISIGSEHLEKKLQEYSFVSKEYKFGENSGTLGIIGPKRMEYSRIVAIVDYLAKVLSEHLKSR from the coding sequence ATGGAAACAGAAGAATTAAATCAGAGAGAGAAATCTATACTAAGATCAATCGTTCAGCAGTTTATACTTACTGCAACACCGGTTGGTTCTCGTAATATTACAAAAAAGTATGATATCGGTTTCTCACCGGCAACTGTGAGAAATGTAATGGCTGATCTTGAAGATTCAGGTTATATTAATCATCCGCACACATCGGCTGGAAGAATTCCAACGGATAAAGGTTATCGTTATTATGTAGATTCATTGATGGATGTAGAAAAGGTTAACACAAAAGAAAAAAGCCTGATAGAAAACAGTTTGAATCAGATTGTTGATGAAACTGATGAATTAGTTAAAGTTACATCAAAATTACTCAGTTCTATAACCAGACAAATAGCTTGTGTATCATATCCAAACCTTGAATCGGGTATTCTCGAGAAGATTCAAATAATTTCTCTTACTTCAACAAGAATTCTGGTTGTGATCAGTATTAAATCCGGGCTCGTAAAAACTATTACGATGGAACTTGATACTGAGATGAAAGAATCACAGATAGATTCTGTTCAGATTCTTCTCAATGAAAAATTAGCCGGGCTAAATCTTGCTGAAATAAGAAATACTTTTGAAGAGCGATTCACTGATGTTACTGACGACCAGAAACCGATAATCCGGCTTTTTGTTGATTCAGTTGATAAACTTTTTAAAGATGAAGTCAGATCAGAACGTTTAATTGTAACCGGTGCAAAAAATATTATCCAGCAGCCCGAATTTGAAAGCCCTGAAAATTTCCAGAGCATAATAGAACTCATTGAAGACAAAGATGTAATTGTTCATATAATGGATAAATCATCCGAATCTAAAAAAGAGGAAGTTTACATTTCAATCGGCAGTGAACATTTAGAAAAAAAACTGCAGGAATATAGTTTCGTAAGTAAGGAATATAAATTTGGTGAAAACAGCGGGACGCTTGGAATAATCGGACCGAAGCGTATGGAATATTCCAGGATTGTTGCAATTGTGGATTATCTCGCAAAAGTATTATCCGAACATTTAAAATCACGTTAA
- the dacB gene encoding D-alanyl-D-alanine carboxypeptidase/D-alanyl-D-alanine-endopeptidase, with amino-acid sequence MKNVEGYNFSFKKYLKSSFIKVILFSIFFLFNNNIFSQSETRNQKSASSNLSLEIETIVNDPFFDKTIIAIDIFDLTDSTSLYQKNNQLLLRPASNMKLLTSASALLNLGEHYTFKTDLYHTGVIEDTIMYGDLFIVGGFDPMLMTTDIDSMISIIKSLGIKKISGGVYADISKKDSIYWGRGWMWDDNPDPGAPYLSSLNVNGNAIEVFANTAEIDSPLIIKINPETKFVKVANNSITVDSDESEEILITRDWLNNKNIILISGSAGKDQSHEYSSKINLMYPERYFLELCKEKLAQSGITFYKPVDVKNLEQNSVYLTSIYHSIDTVLSFVNKDSDNLSAEMLIYAMAYKDSGAPAVADDGLAAVKRLIDSIGFNSNDYSIADGSGVSHYNLLNAELILATLKYMYYDHKSLFNLFYNSLAVAGVDGTLKNRMKNTSALNNVHAKTGTLNGVSNLSGYVTAKNGHLLAFSILIQNYVDQSSRARNFQNKICELLVEFE; translated from the coding sequence ATGAAAAATGTGGAAGGTTATAATTTTAGCTTTAAAAAATATCTGAAGAGCAGTTTTATAAAAGTTATTTTATTTTCCATATTCTTTCTTTTCAACAATAATATTTTCTCTCAATCCGAAACCCGCAATCAGAAATCCGCAAGCAGTAACCTCTCATTAGAGATTGAAACAATAGTCAATGATCCTTTCTTTGATAAAACAATTATTGCAATTGATATTTTTGATTTAACAGACAGCACGTCACTCTATCAAAAAAATAATCAACTGCTGCTTCGTCCCGCATCAAATATGAAATTGCTCACTTCAGCATCTGCGCTTTTAAACCTTGGCGAACATTATACTTTCAAAACTGATTTGTATCATACGGGAGTAATAGAGGATACAATAATGTATGGAGATTTATTTATTGTTGGCGGCTTTGATCCGATGTTGATGACTACAGATATAGATTCAATGATTTCGATTATTAAATCACTTGGAATCAAAAAAATATCTGGTGGTGTCTATGCCGATATATCAAAGAAAGATTCAATTTACTGGGGCAGAGGTTGGATGTGGGATGATAATCCTGATCCGGGCGCTCCTTATCTGAGTTCATTAAATGTAAACGGAAATGCAATCGAAGTTTTTGCAAATACTGCAGAGATAGATTCACCTTTAATCATTAAAATAAATCCGGAAACAAAATTTGTTAAAGTTGCTAACAACTCCATTACGGTTGACTCCGATGAATCCGAAGAAATTTTAATCACTCGCGATTGGCTGAATAATAAAAATATTATCCTGATCAGCGGAAGTGCAGGTAAGGATCAATCGCATGAATATTCTTCTAAAATTAATTTAATGTATCCGGAAAGATATTTTCTTGAATTGTGCAAGGAGAAACTTGCACAAAGTGGAATTACCTTTTACAAACCCGTTGATGTAAAAAATCTTGAACAGAATTCTGTTTACCTGACAAGTATTTATCATTCAATTGATACAGTACTTTCTTTTGTAAATAAAGATAGTGATAACCTCAGTGCTGAAATGCTGATTTATGCTATGGCATATAAAGATTCCGGTGCGCCGGCGGTTGCTGATGACGGACTTGCTGCTGTAAAAAGATTAATTGATTCAATTGGTTTTAATTCAAATGATTATTCAATTGCCGATGGTTCAGGCGTATCTCATTATAATCTTCTCAATGCTGAGCTTATTCTTGCTACATTGAAATATATGTACTACGATCATAAAAGTTTGTTCAATCTCTTTTACAATTCACTTGCCGTTGCCGGTGTTGATGGTACATTGAAGAACAGAATGAAAAACACATCCGCACTAAATAATGTGCATGCAAAAACCGGAACACTTAACGGAGTCAGCAATCTTTCAGGATATGTTACTGCAAAGAACGGACATTTGCTTGCATTTTCAATTCTGATTCAGAATTATGTTGATCAATCTTCCAGAGCAAGAAACTTTCAGAATAAAATTTGTGAACTGCTGGTTGAGTTTGAGTGA
- a CDS encoding helix-hairpin-helix domain-containing protein gives MFEKISKKIGFTQTEILVILFLSGLLLSGIVYVEFFKKSSNDNKYIDYSKEDSLFYYYSNLNPEFDIEDTTLINNIEIKKRVLELSDTVEYAKKDIASLTEKSINLNTAGLNDLTKLPGVGEKTAEKILELRNQRGKFKRLEELMDVKGIGEVKFSKIKKYVYL, from the coding sequence ATGTTTGAAAAAATTTCTAAAAAAATAGGTTTTACTCAAACAGAAATTCTGGTAATTCTTTTTCTTTCGGGTTTGCTTCTGTCTGGTATTGTTTACGTTGAATTTTTTAAAAAAAGCAGCAACGATAATAAATACATTGATTACTCAAAAGAAGATAGTCTCTTCTACTACTATTCCAATTTGAATCCTGAATTTGATATTGAAGACACAACTCTGATCAACAACATTGAAATTAAAAAGAGAGTTCTGGAATTATCAGATACTGTTGAATATGCAAAAAAAGATATCGCTTCACTTACTGAGAAAAGCATAAATCTCAATACTGCTGGTTTAAATGATCTGACTAAATTACCGGGAGTTGGAGAAAAGACTGCTGAGAAAATACTTGAGCTTAGAAATCAAAGAGGTAAATTCAAACGATTGGAAGAGTTGATGGATGTTAAGGGAATTGGTGAAGTAAAGTTCAGTAAGATTAAGAAGTATGTATATCTTTAA
- the pilM gene encoding pilus assembly protein PilM: protein MQKFGGINITASRLQIIELEIESNHFSVNNVGQTFLSPAINFDDPAEEIIFPQIQNAFEEIKIRNGFNCSFASFTLPPELFLTIQLPYDSNLNQKEIRDEFSWEISQLFPFVPVEELALKFYDLESKFLQGRNNALVVALPKKYLMLLKKFCSINNLQPKLVDNASISANSFINSSRNETNNFIGINLYNSKNSITLFINISSKPAYIKVFNKSDKNLISTIVNELRQERFEKIFNQSQLSGAICGEDIGIDAIAQLEQELNIKFENFDPFNIIKFKDDAHSFEIPLDYYSSFTPAVGVASRYN from the coding sequence TTGCAAAAATTTGGCGGGATTAATATAACTGCTTCAAGGTTACAAATTATTGAACTGGAAATTGAGTCGAATCATTTCTCTGTCAATAATGTTGGTCAGACTTTTTTAAGTCCTGCTATTAATTTCGATGACCCGGCTGAAGAAATTATTTTCCCCCAGATTCAAAATGCTTTTGAAGAAATTAAAATAAGAAATGGATTCAACTGCTCTTTTGCATCGTTTACACTTCCTCCGGAATTATTTCTTACAATTCAGCTTCCCTATGACTCCAACCTTAATCAAAAAGAAATACGTGATGAATTCAGTTGGGAAATATCTCAACTTTTTCCATTTGTACCTGTTGAAGAACTTGCGCTAAAATTTTATGACCTTGAAAGCAAATTCCTGCAAGGCAGAAACAACGCACTCGTCGTTGCGTTACCGAAAAAATATTTAATGCTGCTAAAAAAATTCTGTTCAATAAATAATCTTCAGCCAAAATTAGTTGATAATGCATCAATCAGTGCGAATAGTTTCATAAACTCCTCCAGAAATGAAACAAATAATTTTATCGGCATTAATCTTTACAATTCTAAAAACTCCATTACTTTGTTCATCAATATTTCATCAAAGCCCGCATACATAAAAGTTTTTAATAAGAGTGACAAGAACTTAATCAGCACAATTGTTAACGAATTACGACAGGAACGATTCGAAAAAATCTTCAACCAGTCACAATTGAGCGGAGCTATTTGCGGTGAAGATATCGGCATTGATGCAATCGCACAATTAGAACAGGAACTAAATATAAAATTTGAAAACTTTGACCCATTCAATATTATTAAATTTAAAGATGATGCTCATAGTTTTGAAATTCCATTGGATTACTACAGTTCCTTTACACCTGCAGTTGGTGTAGCATCCCGTTACAATTGA
- a CDS encoding YchF/TatD family DNA exonuclease produces the protein MFIDSHAHLFYPNYDGELDEVIDRAKKTGVKYILVPATDLKTAEQVIDLTEKYEMIYGAVGVHPHDTKDWNPSLISPIEKLAKNKKIVAIGEIGLDYYYDFSPKEKQIEAFKSQIDLALKLDLPIIVHNRDSDEDMMEIIRSYCGSGLRGQFHCFNGSLEDAMELVGMNFMISFTGNITFKNADGLRNILKHIPLENLLLETDSPFMTPVPNRGKRNEPANIKFIAEIVAELHNLRIADVANITSFNAFRIYGIGAKPETSFTYKLDNSLYINVTNRCNANCVFCKRNENPVISGYNLGMERSEEPSAEVYIKEIDDPQKYKEIVFCGYGEPTIRWDILKSIASYVKSNGGRTRLNTNGHGNVINKRDITSEMKDLIDVVSISLNSFDPEQYSKLVGLGKNYFNEMIDFAKKSKNFVEKVVLTIVSVDEVDIERARKIAVDEVGADFRVREYF, from the coding sequence ATGTTTATAGATTCTCACGCACATCTTTTCTATCCAAACTATGATGGAGAACTCGATGAAGTAATTGACCGGGCAAAAAAAACCGGTGTCAAATATATTCTCGTACCAGCAACCGATCTTAAAACTGCAGAACAGGTAATTGATCTGACTGAAAAATATGAAATGATTTACGGTGCTGTTGGTGTTCATCCTCATGATACAAAAGACTGGAATCCTTCTTTAATTTCTCCGATTGAAAAGTTAGCAAAGAATAAAAAAATTGTTGCCATTGGCGAAATCGGTCTTGATTACTATTATGATTTCTCTCCGAAAGAAAAACAAATAGAAGCTTTCAAATCTCAGATAGATCTGGCTTTGAAACTTGATTTGCCCATCATCGTTCATAATCGTGATTCGGATGAAGATATGATGGAAATAATCAGAAGTTATTGCGGTTCAGGTTTGCGAGGTCAATTTCATTGTTTTAATGGATCGCTTGAAGATGCAATGGAATTAGTGGGAATGAATTTTATGATTTCCTTTACGGGGAATATTACTTTTAAAAATGCTGATGGTTTAAGAAATATTTTAAAACATATTCCATTAGAAAATTTACTGCTTGAAACTGATTCACCTTTTATGACTCCGGTTCCGAATCGCGGAAAAAGAAATGAACCGGCAAATATAAAATTCATTGCTGAAATAGTAGCCGAACTTCATAATTTGAGAATCGCAGATGTTGCAAACATTACATCATTCAATGCATTCAGAATCTATGGAATTGGTGCTAAACCTGAGACATCTTTTACTTACAAACTTGATAATTCATTGTATATTAACGTTACGAATCGCTGCAATGCTAATTGTGTCTTTTGTAAGAGAAATGAAAATCCAGTAATCAGCGGTTACAATCTTGGTATGGAAAGAAGCGAAGAACCGTCCGCTGAAGTTTATATAAAGGAGATTGATGATCCCCAAAAGTATAAAGAGATTGTTTTCTGCGGTTATGGTGAACCAACTATTAGATGGGATATTTTAAAATCTATTGCCAGTTATGTTAAATCAAATGGCGGAAGAACACGACTGAATACTAATGGTCATGGAAATGTAATAAACAAAAGGGATATTACATCCGAGATGAAAGATCTTATTGATGTTGTTTCAATCAGCCTGAATTCTTTTGATCCGGAACAATATTCAAAATTAGTTGGACTCGGGAAAAATTATTTTAATGAAATGATCGACTTCGCAAAAAAATCAAAAAATTTTGTTGAAAAAGTTGTTCTGACAATCGTTTCTGTTGATGAGGTTGATATTGAACGTGCCAGAAAAATTGCAGTAGATGAAGTTGGTGCAGATTTCAGAGTAAGAGAATATTTTTAA
- the dnaJ gene encoding molecular chaperone DnaJ: MAKRDYYDVLGVSRNASKDEIKKAYRKLAMQYHPDRNPGDKSAEDKFKEAAEAYEILSHDDKKNNYDRFGHEGVRGSGFGAEGFSSVNDIFSHFSDIFGGSSIFDEFFGGNQRGRTRRRGTGTQGSDLRVNLKLTLEEIATGITKKIKIKKQVRCNDCNGTGAQAGTSLKTCPVCNGTGEIKSVSRSVFGQFVNITTCNNCGGEGQVVDSPCKTCSGDGRVNEETTLKIDVPSGVEDGNYMTMRGEGNAGKRGGQPGDIIVVFQELPHEHFIREKDDIVYNLFVSFPQAALGAEIEVPTLTGKSMLKIEQGTQPGKLLKMRGKGIRHLNYSGSGDQIVRINVAIPQKLNSKEKELLKQLSEMPNVKSSSEDEKKNFFSKFGL; this comes from the coding sequence ATGGCTAAAAGAGATTATTACGATGTCCTCGGAGTAAGCAGAAATGCCTCGAAGGATGAAATAAAAAAAGCTTACCGCAAACTTGCAATGCAGTATCATCCGGATCGCAACCCGGGTGATAAATCGGCTGAAGATAAATTTAAAGAGGCTGCTGAAGCGTATGAAATATTAAGTCACGATGATAAGAAAAATAATTACGACCGATTTGGTCATGAAGGTGTCAGAGGAAGTGGATTTGGCGCTGAAGGGTTTTCATCTGTTAATGATATTTTTTCACACTTCTCAGATATATTCGGTGGTTCATCAATCTTCGATGAATTTTTCGGAGGAAATCAAAGAGGCAGAACAAGAAGACGAGGCACTGGTACACAGGGTTCAGATCTGCGTGTTAATTTAAAATTGACACTTGAAGAAATTGCAACCGGAATAACAAAAAAAATCAAGATAAAAAAACAGGTGAGATGTAATGATTGTAATGGAACAGGAGCCCAAGCCGGAACATCTCTAAAAACTTGTCCGGTTTGCAACGGAACCGGTGAAATAAAAAGTGTGTCGAGATCAGTATTCGGACAGTTTGTAAACATTACAACTTGTAATAATTGCGGTGGTGAAGGACAAGTAGTAGATTCACCATGTAAAACCTGTTCAGGCGATGGAAGAGTGAATGAGGAAACAACATTGAAGATAGATGTTCCCTCCGGAGTTGAAGATGGAAATTATATGACAATGCGTGGAGAAGGTAATGCAGGTAAACGCGGAGGTCAGCCCGGAGATATTATTGTAGTATTTCAGGAATTACCCCACGAACATTTTATTCGTGAAAAAGATGACATTGTTTATAATTTATTTGTTTCCTTTCCACAAGCTGCGCTCGGAGCAGAAATTGAGGTACCGACTCTCACAGGAAAATCAATGCTGAAGATTGAACAAGGCACACAGCCCGGAAAATTGTTGAAGATGAGAGGGAAAGGAATCAGACATCTTAATTATTCGGGCAGCGGTGATCAGATTGTCAGAATTAATGTGGCAATTCCACAAAAACTTAATTCAAAAGAGAAAGAATTACTGAAACAGCTTTCTGAAATGCCAAATGTAAAATCTTCTTCAGAAGATGAGAAAAAAAACTTCTTCAGCAAGTTCGGATTGTAA
- a CDS encoding phosphoribosylformylglycinamidine cyclo-ligase — translation MAKKYEEAGVSIKTGNDTVDKIKEYAKTTFSRSVLTDIGLFGAFFQPDFSKYKEPVLVSSVDGVGTKLKIAIELNKHDTIGQDLVNHCVNDIAVCGAEPLFFLDYLAFGKLDSNIGAEIVKGFSIACKENNCSLIGGETAEMPGVYKTSDYDISGTIVGVVEKSEIIKGDKISSGDVLIGVPSTGLHTNGYSLARKVLLEKYKLTEKIPSLKKTLGEELLTIHRSYLKLINAIKSKIDVKGLSHITGGGLIGNTKRILPQGLKLNVDWNNWETPQIFKLIQSSGEISDEEMHEVFNMGIGLVIIIHKKKVGAALKLANEINEQFIVIGEVDKI, via the coding sequence TTGGCTAAGAAATATGAAGAAGCTGGTGTAAGTATAAAAACTGGTAATGATACAGTTGATAAGATAAAAGAATACGCAAAAACAACTTTTAGCAGATCTGTTCTAACGGACATTGGTCTGTTTGGTGCATTTTTCCAACCTGATTTTTCAAAATATAAAGAGCCTGTCCTGGTTTCCAGCGTTGATGGAGTTGGAACGAAGCTGAAAATAGCCATTGAGTTAAACAAACATGATACTATTGGTCAGGATTTGGTGAATCATTGTGTTAATGATATTGCAGTTTGTGGAGCCGAACCACTTTTCTTTCTGGATTATTTAGCTTTTGGAAAATTGGATTCAAATATTGGAGCGGAAATAGTAAAAGGATTTTCGATCGCCTGCAAAGAAAATAATTGTTCTCTTATCGGTGGTGAAACTGCTGAAATGCCCGGAGTTTATAAAACAAGTGATTATGATATTTCAGGAACTATTGTTGGCGTCGTAGAAAAATCAGAAATAATTAAAGGTGATAAAATTTCTTCAGGTGATGTACTGATTGGAGTTCCTTCAACCGGACTTCATACAAATGGATATTCTCTCGCAAGAAAAGTATTACTCGAAAAATACAAACTCACTGAAAAAATTCCATCACTAAAGAAGACTTTGGGTGAAGAACTTCTCACTATTCATCGTTCATATTTAAAGCTTATCAACGCAATCAAAAGTAAAATTGATGTTAAAGGTCTTTCTCACATTACCGGCGGGGGATTGATAGGTAATACAAAGAGAATTCTTCCGCAGGGATTAAAACTAAACGTTGATTGGAACAATTGGGAAACACCTCAAATATTCAAACTGATACAATCTTCCGGCGAAATTTCTGATGAAGAAATGCACGAAGTATTCAATATGGGAATCGGACTTGTAATAATTATTCATAAGAAAAAAGTTGGTGCTGCGCTAAAACTTGCTAATGAAATCAACGAGCAGTTTATAGTGATTGGCGAAGTAGATAAAATCTGA
- the rsmD gene encoding 16S rRNA (guanine(966)-N(2))-methyltransferase RsmD — MRLRITAGELKGRFINVPKSDLVRPTTERVRETIFNILNNRISFEGIRVLDLYSGSGALGFECLSRGAEEIHFVEKNSVIYKTIEENINLLKVKDQCRIFKMTAIQFSSMKIKNNYNLILADPPFFKDDIYNVVENILNNGYLHSECFMIIERSIQTKQKDIENFRIDPFKIIGDACLYEIKSLH, encoded by the coding sequence GTGAGATTAAGAATTACAGCCGGTGAACTTAAGGGAAGATTTATCAATGTTCCCAAATCAGATTTAGTCAGACCGACAACTGAACGAGTTCGGGAAACTATTTTTAATATCCTGAATAACCGAATCTCATTCGAAGGGATACGAGTTCTGGATTTGTATTCGGGTTCAGGAGCGCTTGGTTTTGAATGCCTAAGCAGAGGTGCAGAGGAAATTCATTTTGTGGAAAAGAATTCAGTGATTTACAAAACGATCGAAGAAAATATTAATCTTCTGAAAGTCAAAGATCAATGCAGAATTTTCAAAATGACTGCAATTCAGTTTTCATCAATGAAAATTAAAAACAACTACAATTTAATTTTAGCAGATCCTCCTTTTTTCAAAGATGATATTTATAATGTCGTTGAAAATATATTGAATAATGGATACCTTCACAGCGAATGTTTTATGATCATAGAAAGATCAATTCAGACAAAACAAAAAGATATTGAGAATTTTAGAATTGATCCTTTTAAAATCATAGGTGATGCGTGCCTCTACGAAATAAAATCCTTGCATTAA